A stretch of Gadus macrocephalus chromosome 17, ASM3116895v1 DNA encodes these proteins:
- the LOC132475577 gene encoding leukotriene B4 receptor 1-like: MMTPPGNLTTALISHPMLLGNLSHAGPAPSNGTQNIVGSAVATAIGAIILTLVFLLGVPGNLFIIWSILARARKQSVTTLLILNLAYADGSLMALTPFFIVYLVQRTWVFGNALCKILFYLCLANMYASILLITLMSLHRVVAIVWPQRVRASVGRRVALWALVGVWVLVMVASVPAVVFRKLKLYDSGMLTGKDRMVCDSFHQHQSEVVLQYTMELVLGFIIPYPVIVISYVCILRRIRQTKFRRRVRSEKLILAIVVTFCVFWLPYHLVNLVQVAAALCKDGSAMKQKLDAIWQPARAITSALAFISSCANPVLYVFAGKSFIRRDGLAFMARLFEGTALDSGVSRKSRQHSRQDSRERDGKESANCLGLQGRDGDGDGEDSSYAAHSSSNQLSNSVHKNGKPSPR; this comes from the exons ATGATGACCCCTCCCGGCAACCTCACCACCGCCCTCATCTCCCATCCCATGCTCCTGGGTAACCTCTCCcacgccggccccgccccctccaacgGCACGCAGAACATCGTGGGCAGCGCCGTCGCCACCGCCATCGGCGCCATCATCCTCACCCTGGTCTTCCTCCTGGGCGTGCCGGGCAACCTCTTCATCATCTGGAGCATCCTGGCGCGCGCCCGCAAGCAGTCGGTCACCACGCTGCTCATCCTCAACCTGGCGTACGCCGACGGCTCGCTGATGGCGCTCACGCCCTTCTTCATCGTGTACCTGGTGCAGCGCACCTGGGTCTTCGGCAACGCCCTGTGCAAGATCCTCTTCTACCTGTGCCTGGCCAACATGTACGCCTCCATCCTGCTCATCACCCTGATGAGCCTGCATCGCGTGGTGGCCATCGTGTGGCCGCAGCGCGTCCGGGCGTCCGTCGGCCGCCGGGTGGCGCTCTGGGCGCTGGTGGGCGTGTGGGTGCTCGTGATGGTGGCGTCCGTGCCCGCCGTGGTGTTCCGGAAGCTGAAGTTGTACGACTCGGGCATGCTGACGGGGAAGGACCGCATGGTGTGTGACTCCTTCCACCAACACCAGAGCGAg GTGGTGCTGCAGTACACCATGGAGCTAGTGCTGGGCTTCATCATCCCTTACCCCGTCATCGTGATCAGCTACGTCTGCATCCTGCGCCGCATCCGCCAGACCAAGTTTCGGCGGCGCGTGCGCAGCGAGAAGCTCATCCTGGCCATCGTGGTGACCTTCTGCGTCTTCTGGCTGCCCTACCACTTGGTCAACCTGGTGCAG GTGGCCGCTGCCTTGTGTAAAGACGGCTCTGCGATGAAACAAAA GCTGGACGCCATCTGGCAGCCCGCGCGCGCCATCACGTCGGCACTGGCCTTCATCAGCAGCTGCGCCAACCCGGTGCTCTACGTCTTCGCCGGCAAGTCCTTCATCCGGCGGGACGGCCTGGCCTTCATGGCCCGCCTCTTCGAGGGCACGGCCCTGGATTCTGGCGTGTCCCGCAAGAGCCGGCAGCACAGCCGGCAGGACAGCCGCGAGCGGGACGGCAAGGAGTCGGCCAACTGCCTAGGGCTGCAGGGccgggacggggacggggacggggaggaCTCGTCCTACGCCGCCCACTCCAGCTCCAACCAGCTCTCCAACAGCGTCCACAAGAACGGGAAACCGAGCCCGAGGtaa
- the LOC132475599 gene encoding myeloid-associated differentiation marker homolog, whose protein sequence is MPLIFVPTSQLLWARVAALLCTCTAFSAAAHGGSLPSYVITDWCIFCWAFGFAFTLLVLLAEAFGFQARVPVSWNNFPITVASYSAHLCLAASILFPLTFLRGQTSYLSSEVQGHRVASTVFSCLATLAYVLEVSLTKARPGEVAGYMATAPGLLKVCQTTVACVIFIYVSSPVSYDSHPALEWCMAVYCICFILSMAVVLMCVGGCTGYLPVPLPKFLSVYALLAVAMYLTATILWPVFQFSKASRNRNWKRNPRTDLIVVAVLTAVNFLLYLADLAYSARLVFVSVI, encoded by the coding sequence ATGCCATTGATCTTTGTCCCCACGTCCCAGTTGCTATGGGCACGCGTGGCCGCACTGCTGTGCACCTGCACGGCGTTCAGCGCGGCCGCGCACGGCGGCTCTCTCCCCAGCTACGTCATCACCGACTGGTGCATCTTCTGCTGGGCCTTCGGCTTCGCCTTCACCCTGCTGGTCCTGCTGGCCGAGGCTTTCGGCTTCCAGGCCCGGGTGCCCGTCTCCTGGAACAACTTCCCCATCACGGTGGCCTCCTACTCCGCGCACCTCTGCCTCGCCGCCTCCATCCTCTTCCCGCTGACGTTCCTCCGGGGCCAGACAAGCTACTTGTCTAGCGAGGTGCAGGGCCACCGGGTGGCCTCCACCGTCTTCTCCTGCCTGGCCACGCTGGCCTACGTGCTGGAGGTGAGCCTGACCAAGGCCCGGCCCGGGGAGGTGGCGGGCTACATGGCCACGGCGCCGGGCCTGCTCAAGGTGTGCCAGACGACGGTGGCGTGTGTGATCTTCATCTATGTGAGCAGCCCGGTGTCGTACGACTCCCACCCGGCGCTGGAGTGGTGCATGGCGGTCTACTGCATCTGCTTCATCCTGTCCATGGCCGTGGTGCTGATGTGTGTCGGCGGCTGCACCGGCTACCTACCCGTGCCCCTGCCCAAGTTCCTGTCTGTGTACGCACTGCTGGCGGTGGCCATGTACCTGACCGCCACTATCCTGTGGCCCGTGTTCCAGTTTTCCAAGGCCAGCCGCAACCGGAACTGGAAACGGAATCCCCGCACCGATCTGATCGTCGTGGCCGTGCTGACGGCCGTCAACTTCCTGCTGTACCTGGCCGACCTGGCGTACTCTGCCCGGCTGGTGTTTGTCAGTGTTATTTAA
- the arhgef11 gene encoding rho guanine nucleotide exchange factor 11, producing the protein MSLRQPSSTLDSGRANKRNSHLLSPFAAWLSSLTIGDSDRKSSPGQPPRDPGGESPTTESTGSGLVQRCVVVPKDQLGFGFTVCGERVKLVQNVRPGGAAVKAGVQEGDRIIKVNGSLVSSMSHQEVVKLIKSGAYVALTLQGPPPSSVTLPLEPLSADLLPNQRTSLGGEAPPPPPPPLPAGMSSSPSQRITGPKPPQHAEVQKHASQILQKMLQQEEADLQALMEKLSRNPSPSLEERIESAKRRAHQVRIKIQQDLDGSRGDPITNYLVAGEGRLSVDSSEGDIEAFESPHSSPSSFRTPLFRRQVSDVRTPGDAGGKAQIIGPEEEEEEDGGYAFNEMDGPFQDIELLKARPAHMTVFMRYVFTQLLDPNPLLFYLSVEAYLGSSPKDARSLAPQVRSHFLDPDAPLKIKVREEYLTEIETRLHAQEDVRGPLSELQQLVLPDIQDQIQDYRNKQMMGLGSLFGEGDLQHLDGDPAKERQVVDKQVTALWDILNETSLTASSVHRLMFVLVCSPPPRSLENPTPPYTPRSRRRSVESPLALIPDSGALEEEEEVCDGHPWQETVPPHLLGSLSPREAERQAVIYELFTTEVSHLRTLRVLDQVFFQKMRSVLSSEELACIFPNLPQVYRLHASLCEAMKKRRERTIVEEIGDIMLSRFEGPAGEGFADQASQLCSQQSEALELLKSKQRKDPRFAHVMQECEASPHCRRLQLKDLLVSEMQRLTKYPLLLGNIIKHTEAGSPDLQPLQRAQSCCRGILQAVNEVVRETENRQHLSQYQRRLDSAPQFKSLDLTAKTMIHEGPLTWKVNKDKTLEIQALLLSDALVLLQRGPDDRLVLRGPSRWLGVTGGGGDSKTAFSPVVRLDSLLVRSVATDNKALYIISPTEGQIYELVAGTASDKNTWKDILEKTISLAGGSSPSTNHTSAPISLPSLVNSSPISTNNHIYQSDDSVTESLVSMEMETGSSNDDNGLISSEPAGLSEELFRGDGPEMGVAEAALQDVKSLRQLIFHDLEEDGWSRDSDDTPTNELANERHSSAYGPRALSLETVLCTNQSDGEDEATPPSTEQLGLQVVRKAVVAGSSSVPDDIARDAAPLPSEPSSEPRGGEAAAPGNLFYLVMPSEAGESTTDDEPPTPTADHFPECPPFRQEVMSSSQDGACPRLEDANVEVAAGGGAAGGGAAAAADVDQSDALRLEEEEEDEELGQSQTGSQSHVIKNVEGIFLTIEGLMTKLQRLKDMENAHHQLLKSLREAAIGLPPEEHPGHPATVARTPSLERASGDGTEGTLTELKIQSTGF; encoded by the exons ATGAGCCTCCGGCAACCGTCTTCCACATTGGACAG CGGGAGGGCCAATAAGAGAAACTCCCACCTGCTCAG CCCTTTCGCGGCTTG gctCAGCAGTTTGACCATCGGGGACTCGGACAGGAAGTCCTCCCCCGGCCAGCCGCCCAGGGACCCGGGGGGGGAGTCTCCCACCACAGAGAGCACAG gctcCGGTCTGGTCCAGAGGTGTGTGGTGGTCCCAAAGGACCAGCTGGGATTTGGCTTCACCGTCTGTGGCGAGAGGGTCAAGCTGGTGCAGAATGTCCGACCAG GGGGCGCTGCGGTAAAGGCCGGCGTCCAAGAGGGAGACCGCATCATAAAG GTGAACGGATCTCTGGTGTCCTCCATGTCCCACCAAGAAGTGGTGAAGCTCATTAAAT CCGGAGCCTACGTGGCGCTGACGCTTCAGGGCCCGCCCCCTTCCAGCGTCACCCTGCCCCTAGAGCCCCTGTCCGCAGACCTCTTACCCAATCAGAGGACCTCGCTGGGCGGAgaagccccgcctcccccaccgCCTCCCTTGCCCGCTGGTATGAGCAGCAGCCCCTCCCAGCGAATCACAGGGCCCAAACCACCTCAG CATGCTGAGGTGCAGAAACACGCCAGTCAGATCCTCCAGAAGATGCTGCAGCAGGAAGAGGCTGACctccag GCCCTGATGGAGAAGCTGTCCCGGAACCCCTCGCCGTCGTTGGAGGAGCGGATCGAGAGTGCGAAGAGGCGGGCTCACCAAGTCAGGATCAAGATTCAGCAGGACCTG GACGGAAGCCGAGGTGACCCCATCACCAACTACCTAGTCGCCGGGGAAG GGAGACTCTCAGTTGACTCCAGTGAAGGAGATATAGAG GCCTTTGAGagcccccactcctccccctcctccttcaggaCGCCCCTGTTCCGACGGCAGGTCTCTGACGTGCGCACTCCTGGCGACGCG ggaGGAAAGGCCCAGATTATTGGccccgaggaagaggaggaggaagatggcgGCTATGCGTTCAACGAG atggACGGGCCCTTCCAGGACATTGAGCTGCTGAAGGCCCGGCCCGCCCACATGACCGTCTTCATGCGCTACGTCTTCACCCAGCTGCTGGACCCCAACCCCCTG ctgttcTACCTGTCCGTGGAGGCCTACCTGGGCTCCAGCCCCAAGGACGCTCGCTCCCTGGCTCCCCAGGTGCGCTCCCACTTCCTGGACCCCGACGCG CCTCTGAAGATCAAAGTGCGAGAGGAGTACCTCACAGAAATag AGACCCGTCTGCATGCCCAGGAGGACGTCAGGGGACCCCTGTCTGAGCTCCAGCAGCTGGTGCTGCCCGACatccaggaccagatccaggaCTACAg gaaCAAGCAGATGATGGGTCTGGGCTCCCTGTTCGGGGAGGGGGACCTGCAGCACCTGGACGGAGACCCGGCCAAGGAGAGGCAGGTGGTGGACAAGCAGGTCACTGCCCTCTGGGACATCCT gaatgaaacgtCTCTAACAGCGTCTTCAGTCCACAGActcatgtttgtgttggtttgttCACCCCCCCCCAGGTCTCTGGAGAACCCCACGCCTCCGTACACCCCGCGCTCTCGACGAAG GAGCGTGGAGTCCCCCCTGGCCCTGATCCCGGACAGCggggccctggaggaggaggaggaggtgtgtgacgGACACCCCTGGCAGGAGACggttcccccccacctcctcggCTCCCTCAGCCCCCGGGAGGCGGAGCGCCAGGCGGTCATCTACG AGCTGTTCACCACGGAGGTGTCCCACCTGCGGacgctgcgggtgctggaccaGGTGTTCTTCCAGAAGATGAGGTCCGTGCTGAGCTCCGAGGAGCTGGCCTGCATCTTCCCCAACCTGCCCCAGGTCTATCGGCTCCACG CCAGCCTGTGTGAAGCCATGAAGAAACGCAGAGAGAGGACCATCGTGGAGGAGATAGGGGACATCATGCTGAGCAGG ttcgaGGGTCCCGCAGGTGAGGGCTTCGCGGACCAGGCCTCCCAGCTGTGCAGCCAGCAGTCGGAGGCCCTGGAGCTGCTGAAGAGCAAGCAGCGCAAGGACCCCCGCTTCGCCCACGTCATGCAG gagtgtGAGGCTAGCCCTCACTGTCGGAGGCTACAGCTGAAGGACCTGCTGGTGTCCGAGATGCAGAGGCTGACCAAGTACCCCCTGTTGCTGGGCAACATCATCAAACACACCGAGG CGGGTTCCCCcgacctccagcccctccaacGGGCGCAGTCCTGTTGCCGGGGGATACTGCAGGCTGTCAACGAGGTCGTCAGGGAAACGGAAAACCGGCAACACCTCAGCCAATACCAGCGCAGGCTGGACTCCGCCCCCCAGTTCAAG AGTCTGGACCTCACAGCGAAGACCATGATTCACGAGGGTCCCCTCACCTGGAAGGTCAACAAAGACAAGACGCTAG agaTCCAGGCTCTGCTGTTGTCGGACGCCCTGGTCCTGCTGCAGCGGGGCCCAGACGACCGGCTGGTCCTGCGCGGGCCGTCCCGCTGGCTGGGGGTCACGGGAGGGGGAGGCGACTCCAAGACGGCCTTCAGCCCCGTGGTGCGGCTGGACTCCCTGCTGGTCCGCTCCGTCGCCAcag ACAACAAGGCGCTGTACATCATCAGCCCCACAGAGGGACAGATATACGAGCTGGTGGCCGGGACGGCCTCCGACAAGAACAC GTGGAAAGACATCCTTGAAAAGACCATCTCATTGGCCGGTGGCTCGTCTCCCTCAACCAATCACACCTCCGCTCCCATATC TCTCCCCAGTCTAGTAAACTCCTCCCCAATCTCGACGAACAACCACATCTACCAATCAG ACGACTCGGTGACGGAGAGCTTGGTCTCCATGGAGATGGAGACAGGGTCGTCCAATGACGACAACGGGCTCATCTCCAGCGAGCCCGCGGGCCTATCGGAAGAGCTGTTCCGTGGGGACGGGCCGGAGATGGGCGTGGCAGAGGCGGCTCTGCAGGACG TCAAGTCGCTACGGCAACTAATATTCCACGATTTGGAGGAGGACGGGTGGAGCCGCGATTCAGACGACACGCCCACCAACGAGCTGGCCAATGAGAGGCATTCGTCCGCTTACGGCCCAAGGGCGCTCTCTCTGGAGACGGTCCTGTGCACCAACCAATCGGACGGGGAGGACGAGGCCACGCCCCCGTCGACCGAGCAACTCGGGCTTCAGGTCGTCAGGAAAG CTGTGGTGGCGGGCTCTTCCTCTGTCCCCGACGACATCGCCCGCGatgccgcccccctcccctccgagCCGTCGTCCGAGCCGAGAGGCGGGGAAGCCGCGGCGCCCG GCAACCTCTTCTACCTGGTGATGCCCAGCGAGGCCGGGGAGAGCACCACCGACGAcgaaccccccacccccaccgccgACCACTTCCCCGAGTGCCCCCCCTTCCgccaggaagtgatgtcatcgTCGCAGGACGGCGCGTGCCCGCGGCTGGAAGACGCCAACGTGGAGGTGGCGGCGGGCGGTGGCGCGGCGGGCGgtggcgcggcggcggcggcggacgtCGACCAATCGGACGCTTTGAggctagaggaggaggaagaggacgaggaatTGGGCCAATCGCAGACGGGCAGCCAGAGTCATGTGATCAAGAACGTGGAGGGGATCTTCCTCACCATCGAGGGCCTGATGACAAAGTTGCAACGTCTGAAG gACATGGAGAAcgcccaccaccagctcctcaaGTCTCTCCGGGAGGCGGCCAtcggcctgccaccagaggagCACCCCGGTCACCCGGCAACCGTCGCTAGGACGCCATCGTTGGAGCGCGCCTCAGGAGACG GCACCGAGGGAACGCTGACCGAACTCAAGATCCAGTCCACCGGGTTCTGA